Proteins co-encoded in one Diaminobutyricimonas sp. LJ205 genomic window:
- a CDS encoding energy-coupling factor transporter transmembrane protein EcfT, with amino-acid sequence MTLTAPTVRSTRAIDRINPVAKLAAAFLLSFCLVLSVDWVSASVALLLEALLLPFAGLSWRQFWLRTSPVWVAAPLTGVTIALYGQSSGQVHWEFLLARVSDGSLELALATMLRVLAIALPAVVLFVTIDPTDLADGLAQVLRLPARFVLGALAGLRLISLFFDDWRSLELARRARGVADRGRIRRMLGQAFALLVLSIRRGSKLATAMEARGFGSSRTRTWARPSRFRSADWAVAASGLVVGATAIATSVATGNWNFIVG; translated from the coding sequence ATGACCTTGACCGCGCCCACCGTGCGCAGCACTCGCGCGATCGACCGGATCAATCCGGTGGCGAAGCTTGCCGCCGCCTTCCTGCTCAGCTTCTGCCTGGTGCTCAGCGTCGACTGGGTGTCCGCCTCGGTCGCCCTGCTGCTTGAAGCGCTGCTGCTGCCCTTCGCGGGACTCAGCTGGCGGCAGTTCTGGCTGCGCACCTCGCCGGTGTGGGTCGCGGCGCCGCTGACGGGCGTGACGATCGCGTTGTACGGACAGAGTTCAGGCCAGGTGCACTGGGAGTTCCTGCTGGCCAGGGTCAGTGACGGCTCGCTGGAACTCGCGCTGGCCACGATGTTGCGGGTGCTGGCGATCGCCCTTCCCGCGGTCGTCTTGTTCGTCACCATCGACCCGACGGACCTGGCCGATGGGCTCGCCCAGGTCCTCCGGTTGCCCGCGCGCTTCGTGCTCGGCGCCCTTGCTGGGCTTCGCCTGATCAGCCTGTTCTTCGACGACTGGCGATCGCTTGAATTGGCGCGCCGGGCCCGCGGCGTCGCTGACCGAGGACGGATCCGAAGGATGCTCGGCCAGGCCTTCGCCCTGCTCGTGCTGTCGATCCGCCGGGGAAGCAAACTTGCCACGGCCATGGAAGCCCGCGGTTTCGGCTCGTCACGCACGCGCACCTGGGCGCGGCCGTCCAGGTTCCGATCCGCCGACTGGGCGGTTGCCGCCAGCGGCCTGGTGGTCGGGGCGACGGCGATCGCGACATCCGTGGCGACCGGGAACTGGAACTTCATTGTCGGCTGA
- a CDS encoding ATP-binding protein — protein sequence MSAERILIDGRSGSGKSDLARAMTAGWPEAQLVRLDDIYPGWDGLEAGSAHVAQHVLSARPRWRRWDWVTGRPAEWHELDADRPIIVEGCGALSRANRALADWAIWVELDDATRKQRALDRDGEAYAPHWERWAAQELLFIERENPRALADEVLYR from the coding sequence TTGTCGGCTGAACGGATCCTCATCGATGGCCGGTCAGGCTCCGGGAAGTCCGACCTGGCCCGGGCGATGACCGCGGGCTGGCCCGAGGCGCAACTCGTGCGCCTGGATGACATCTACCCGGGCTGGGACGGGCTGGAGGCGGGCAGCGCCCACGTTGCCCAGCATGTGCTGAGCGCCCGTCCGCGCTGGCGGCGCTGGGACTGGGTGACCGGCCGGCCGGCCGAGTGGCACGAGTTGGACGCCGACCGGCCGATCATCGTCGAGGGTTGCGGGGCGTTGTCACGGGCGAACCGGGCGCTCGCGGACTGGGCGATCTGGGTCGAACTCGACGATGCGACCCGCAAGCAGCGGGCGCTGGACCGGGATGGCGAGGCTTACGCGCCGCATTGGGAGCGGTGGGCTGCTCAGGAGCTGCTGTTCATCGAACGGGAGAACCCGCGGGCGCTGGCCGACGAAGTGCTCTACCGCTGA